From the genome of Ornithobacterium rhinotracheale, one region includes:
- a CDS encoding sugar phosphate nucleotidyltransferase has translation MSDTMTLMVLAGGLGSRYKGQKQVDPVGDNGECLMEYGLYDALNNGVNHVVFIINDQLSEEIKEHLRKPLDERGIKVDFVLQAMPNAVPEKYADLVPLRQKPWGTAHAVLMAKDVIHQPFIVMNADDYYGANTFELAHQLVKAGKINAENYGMVAFELEKTLSDNGTVSRGVCEVEDGKLKRVTEILKIIKKDNGEIVNEADQLEKVDLQPKTKVSMNFWILDHSIFPSLQEGFEEFLSTIENKEKQEYFIPLFIDNQIQKGKLNVWVEQSKEDWFGMTYPEDKAIVVEDLRQKTEAGKYNRPLWKK, from the coding sequence ATGAGTGATACAATGACTTTAATGGTCTTAGCCGGTGGGCTAGGAAGTCGCTACAAAGGACAAAAACAAGTAGACCCCGTGGGCGACAACGGAGAGTGCTTGATGGAATACGGATTATATGATGCATTAAATAATGGTGTAAATCATGTAGTGTTTATCATCAACGACCAATTGTCCGAAGAGATTAAAGAACACCTAAGAAAGCCCCTAGATGAGCGCGGTATCAAAGTAGACTTTGTGCTACAAGCAATGCCAAACGCCGTACCAGAAAAATATGCAGACTTGGTGCCACTACGCCAAAAGCCTTGGGGAACAGCCCACGCCGTGCTTATGGCAAAAGATGTAATTCACCAGCCCTTCATCGTGATGAATGCTGATGATTACTATGGAGCCAATACCTTTGAGCTAGCACACCAATTAGTGAAGGCAGGAAAAATCAATGCCGAAAATTATGGTATGGTAGCCTTTGAGCTTGAAAAAACTTTGAGTGATAACGGTACCGTGTCCCGTGGCGTGTGCGAAGTGGAGGACGGAAAATTGAAAAGAGTAACCGAAATCCTAAAAATCATTAAAAAAGATAACGGCGAAATCGTAAACGAAGCAGACCAGCTAGAAAAAGTAGATTTGCAACCCAAAACAAAGGTTTCTATGAACTTCTGGATTCTAGACCATAGCATTTTCCCAAGCTTGCAAGAAGGCTTTGAGGAGTTTTTAAGCACCATAGAAAACAAAGAAAAGCAAGAGTACTTTATCCCTTTATTCATCGACAATCAAATCCAAAAAGGAAAACTAAATGTGTGGGTAGAGCAGAGTAAAGAAGATTGGTTTGGAATGACTTACCCAGAAGATAAAGCAATCGTAGTAGAGGATTTAAGACAAAAAACAGAGGCAGGCAAATACAACCGCCCACTTTGGAAAAAATAA
- a CDS encoding phosphotransferase enzyme family protein gives MEEIVKKFFGKDADFGLQKNEMGHINTTYVLRDKEGAYVLQKFNTNIFEQPEVIVENMLKLADHLEAKNYPHAILRPRKTVRGEYLVEAENGVWRVIPFIENTQCIETVESPEQAYEVAKFIGEFHSYVCDLDVEGLKEPIPGFINFAKRMQDYEQSLNNATPNRKELALEAITLVEKLKEIPEKWLEITSQEGFPKRLIHADPKISNILLSAEDKNKPVAVIDLDTLMPGTILYDFGDMVRSYTNTRDEDDPTPNNFSKENYEAIKKGFLENLQDKLTPQELENFDLAGATVVYIQAVRFLTDFLNGDVYYAVKRENHNLDRTMNQLNLLKGILEATHIV, from the coding sequence ATGGAAGAAATCGTAAAAAAATTTTTTGGCAAAGACGCAGATTTCGGGCTGCAAAAAAACGAAATGGGGCATATCAATACCACCTATGTCCTGCGCGATAAAGAAGGCGCTTATGTACTTCAAAAATTTAATACCAACATCTTTGAGCAGCCAGAGGTAATCGTGGAAAATATGCTAAAACTAGCCGACCACCTAGAAGCTAAAAACTACCCCCACGCTATCCTAAGACCTAGAAAAACCGTGCGCGGAGAGTACCTAGTAGAGGCAGAAAACGGCGTATGGCGTGTAATCCCTTTTATAGAAAATACGCAATGCATCGAAACGGTAGAGAGCCCAGAGCAGGCCTATGAGGTAGCAAAATTTATTGGAGAGTTTCATTCTTATGTTTGCGATTTGGATGTGGAAGGTTTAAAAGAGCCAATTCCAGGATTCATCAATTTTGCCAAAAGAATGCAAGACTATGAGCAATCGCTCAACAATGCAACGCCAAACAGAAAAGAGCTAGCCTTAGAGGCCATCACCCTTGTGGAAAAACTTAAAGAAATCCCAGAAAAGTGGCTAGAAATCACCTCACAAGAGGGATTCCCTAAGCGATTAATCCACGCAGACCCTAAGATTAGCAACATTCTCCTCAGTGCCGAGGATAAGAATAAGCCCGTGGCAGTAATTGACTTAGACACCCTTATGCCAGGCACTATCTTGTATGATTTTGGAGATATGGTGCGCTCATACACCAATACGCGCGATGAGGACGACCCTACGCCCAACAACTTCTCAAAAGAAAACTACGAAGCCATCAAAAAAGGCTTCTTAGAAAATCTACAAGATAAATTAACCCCGCAGGAGTTAGAGAACTTTGATTTGGCAGGCGCCACAGTGGTTTACATACAAGCCGTGCGCTTCTTAACCGATTTCCTAAACGGAGATGTATACTACGCCGTGAAGCGCGAAAACCACAATTTAGATAGAACGATGAACCAGCTCAACCTTTTAAAAGGTATCTTAGAAGCCACACACATAGTCTAA
- a CDS encoding DUF2797 domain-containing protein, with translation MIFTGALKKMLVENAQPIRYYLNLGQDFIDMNQMIGKKMHFTHIANECRGCGMDKPIFRMGFCKNCFFTHPEANPNILKPELSTAHLGIEQRNLEWEKRFELQPHVVYLALSGGLKVGVTRQVQVPTRWIDQGASQTVIFAETENRYQAGQIEVLLKNYMSDKTHWQRMLKNENPPLDLLAEKRRAQAYLPEDWAQFYSLKDEIYAFEYPLHSQLSKITSLNFQKSQEISGVLEGIKGQYLVFEGGLVFNIRAQEGYVVSLNIQ, from the coding sequence ATGATTTTTACGGGAGCGCTAAAAAAAATGCTGGTGGAAAATGCCCAACCCATTCGCTATTATCTCAATTTAGGGCAGGATTTCATTGATATGAATCAGATGATTGGCAAAAAAATGCACTTTACGCACATTGCCAATGAGTGCCGAGGCTGTGGAATGGATAAGCCGATTTTTAGAATGGGGTTTTGCAAGAATTGTTTTTTTACCCACCCCGAGGCGAATCCCAATATTTTAAAACCTGAGCTTTCTACGGCGCATTTGGGGATAGAGCAGCGCAATTTGGAGTGGGAAAAAAGATTTGAACTTCAGCCACATGTGGTGTATTTGGCACTTTCGGGCGGACTGAAAGTGGGCGTAACGCGCCAAGTGCAAGTCCCTACCCGCTGGATAGACCAAGGGGCGAGCCAAACGGTGATTTTTGCCGAGACGGAAAATCGCTACCAAGCGGGGCAAATAGAGGTTTTGCTTAAAAACTATATGTCGGACAAGACGCACTGGCAGCGAATGCTTAAAAATGAGAATCCACCCCTTGATTTGCTTGCCGAAAAGCGCCGTGCACAGGCTTATTTGCCTGAGGATTGGGCTCAATTTTATTCGCTAAAAGATGAGATTTATGCCTTTGAGTATCCGCTGCATTCTCAGTTGAGCAAAATTACATCGCTAAATTTTCAAAAATCACAGGAGATTTCGGGAGTCTTAGAGGGCATCAAGGGGCAATATTTAGTCTTTGAAGGCGGGCTTGTGTTTAACATTCGTGCGCAAGAAGGTTATGTGGTATCGCTTAATATTCAATAA
- a CDS encoding HTTM domain-containing protein, translating to MNYLFEKVDNTKLIFFRILFGFLMMLECWGAIATGWVEQTFVKVDYTFNFIGFEWTHFLLGEPMYFIYGLMGFLGFLVMMGAFYRVSSMLLFLLWALTYFMQKSNYNNHYYFLVWLSFFMAIVPANQFYSVDASMNAKISSNSAPRWTILIFQIQLAILYFFAAVAKLYPGWLDNHYLPLRLEQSAQWFSHTEHFKFMAKFLRIPDLAPFLAYGGIVFDFLFVPLLMFKPTRKLAFFAALLFHIFNSITLHVGIFPYLALAMSLFFFDTETLKKEIFPFKSRAMISDDLFEKKSRQALITYAFVGLTLLQIYLPLRHWLIPDDVLWTEEGHRMAWRMMLREKSGEISFETHLPNGKIVQENLQDFLRPHQIYGVQTKPDFIWQYAQELKKRYRAKGVEGVKIYAKNSCLSINGGPCHPFINPQVDLANTKWSYFGHQSFILPSPKEYYR from the coding sequence ATGAATTATTTGTTTGAAAAGGTAGATAATACGAAACTCATTTTTTTTAGAATCCTCTTTGGCTTCCTGATGATGCTGGAATGCTGGGGCGCAATAGCTACTGGCTGGGTGGAGCAGACCTTTGTGAAGGTGGATTATACTTTTAACTTTATAGGTTTTGAGTGGACGCACTTTTTGCTAGGCGAGCCGATGTATTTTATTTATGGGCTGATGGGCTTTTTGGGCTTTTTGGTGATGATGGGTGCTTTTTACAGAGTTTCATCGATGTTGCTGTTTTTGCTTTGGGCACTTACCTATTTTATGCAAAAATCCAATTACAATAATCATTATTATTTCTTGGTATGGCTTAGCTTTTTTATGGCGATAGTGCCTGCAAATCAATTTTATTCGGTAGATGCCAGTATGAATGCTAAAATCTCCTCCAATTCCGCTCCGCGCTGGACGATTCTCATTTTTCAGATACAATTAGCAATCTTGTATTTCTTTGCCGCCGTGGCTAAGCTTTACCCAGGGTGGCTGGATAATCATTATTTACCCTTGCGCTTGGAGCAATCGGCGCAGTGGTTTTCGCATACGGAGCATTTTAAATTTATGGCTAAATTCCTCCGAATACCTGATTTAGCACCCTTTTTAGCTTATGGCGGTATTGTGTTTGATTTCCTATTTGTGCCACTTTTAATGTTTAAGCCCACAAGAAAATTAGCCTTTTTTGCCGCATTGCTATTTCATATTTTTAATTCAATCACGCTGCATGTGGGCATTTTCCCATATTTAGCCTTAGCCATGTCGCTTTTCTTCTTTGATACCGAAACCTTGAAAAAAGAGATTTTCCCCTTTAAGTCCAGAGCGATGATTTCAGATGATTTATTTGAGAAAAAATCACGCCAAGCACTTATAACATATGCCTTTGTGGGGCTTACATTGCTACAAATTTATCTGCCACTGCGCCACTGGCTCATTCCAGATGATGTGCTGTGGACGGAGGAGGGGCACCGTATGGCGTGGCGTATGATGCTCCGCGAAAAATCAGGAGAAATTAGCTTTGAAACCCATTTGCCAAATGGCAAAATTGTACAGGAGAATTTGCAGGATTTTTTGCGTCCGCATCAAATCTATGGTGTGCAAACAAAGCCAGATTTTATTTGGCAATATGCCCAAGAACTTAAAAAAAGATACCGAGCCAAGGGAGTGGAAGGGGTGAAGATTTATGCCAAAAATTCTTGCCTAAGCATCAACGGAGGCCCCTGCCACCCGTTTATAAATCCGCAAGTGGATTTGGCCAATACTAAGTGGAGCTACTTCGGGCATCAGTCCTTTATCTTGCCTTCGCCAAAAGAATATTACCGTTAA
- a CDS encoding YjjG family noncanonical pyrimidine nucleotidase gives MKLNDVQHIFFDLDNTLWDHRANSEATLSEMFSHYQVQEKYGVDFDTWHQVFYAQNEVLWQQLSRAEITKDELRARRFVEPFAHFGIKDEELSSVFDGQYLSLMLEKNGVVPGAEELLKYLMPHYKLHIITNGFIEVSRGKVERSVLNGYFESLTCADEIGVRKPSPILFDLALEKAGAQKENSLLVGDDWEADILGSLNYGIRCVYFNPLRENNSLPEVPTIYSLLGLKEIL, from the coding sequence ATGAAATTAAATGATGTACAGCATATCTTTTTTGATTTAGACAATACACTTTGGGACCACCGCGCCAACTCAGAGGCTACACTGAGCGAAATGTTTAGCCACTACCAAGTTCAAGAAAAATACGGCGTAGATTTTGACACTTGGCACCAAGTGTTTTATGCTCAAAACGAGGTTTTGTGGCAGCAGCTCAGCCGTGCCGAAATCACCAAAGATGAATTGCGTGCACGCAGATTTGTTGAGCCTTTTGCACATTTTGGGATTAAGGACGAGGAACTTTCATCGGTGTTTGATGGGCAATATTTATCGCTCATGCTCGAGAAAAATGGCGTAGTGCCAGGGGCAGAGGAACTGTTAAAGTACTTAATGCCTCATTACAAATTGCATATCATCACCAATGGCTTTATAGAAGTCTCGCGAGGCAAGGTAGAGCGTTCTGTACTCAATGGATATTTTGAAAGCCTGACTTGTGCCGATGAGATTGGCGTGAGAAAACCATCGCCCATTTTGTTTGATTTAGCCCTAGAAAAAGCGGGAGCACAAAAAGAAAATTCACTCTTGGTGGGAGATGATTGGGAGGCGGATATTTTAGGCAGTCTCAATTATGGGATAAGATGCGTGTATTTTAACCCACTTCGGGAAAATAATTCGTTGCCCGAGGTGCCTACAATTTATTCACTTTTAGGCCTAAAGGAGATATTGTAA
- a CDS encoding PorP/SprF family type IX secretion system membrane protein, producing the protein MKKIYFQILFLCFPLLSIKAQESLPFYEHYILSDDFLTNPSFAGANPEIIKVRATHYSQWNGIDNAPSTQTLSAHAGIFDRLSAGIYGFHDSNGASKMTGVNLAAAYHIPIGDNYLDEYDLPEVFSFGISYTGFSQSFDKDKLNPETWNDPLLQDTSHFLSYFNVGASFYYRGFHGAVSVLDMPLGNNQFVVNNVEPLPAWYYLGGGYRFVVADGFVLDPSFNLALNGQSEKQVDLILKSKFYMGENALGVGVSYRMASDKSGAHALSLSPQLQLELGRFRIGYSYKWGLTKVYQEVGAGHLFSLGFDFANPFDSSRY; encoded by the coding sequence ATGAAAAAGATTTATTTTCAGATATTATTTCTTTGTTTTCCGCTGTTAAGTATCAAAGCACAAGAGAGTTTGCCTTTTTATGAGCACTATATCTTGAGCGATGATTTCTTGACCAATCCATCTTTTGCGGGTGCAAATCCTGAAATTATTAAAGTACGCGCTACGCACTATTCGCAATGGAACGGAATAGATAATGCACCATCTACCCAGACATTGAGTGCTCATGCAGGTATCTTTGATAGATTGTCGGCCGGGATTTATGGTTTCCACGACAGCAATGGAGCTAGTAAAATGACGGGCGTGAATCTTGCTGCGGCATATCATATCCCGATTGGAGATAACTATTTAGATGAGTATGATTTGCCAGAAGTCTTCAGCTTTGGGATTTCTTATACGGGTTTTTCTCAAAGCTTTGATAAAGATAAATTAAATCCAGAAACTTGGAACGATCCACTTTTGCAAGACACCTCACATTTTCTAAGTTATTTTAATGTAGGTGCGTCTTTCTATTATAGAGGATTCCACGGAGCAGTTTCAGTCTTAGATATGCCGTTGGGAAATAATCAATTTGTAGTAAATAATGTTGAGCCTCTTCCTGCATGGTACTACTTGGGCGGTGGATATCGTTTTGTAGTAGCAGATGGTTTTGTGCTAGACCCTTCGTTTAATTTAGCCTTAAACGGACAATCTGAAAAACAAGTAGATTTGATTTTGAAGTCTAAATTCTATATGGGGGAAAACGCTTTGGGTGTAGGGGTGAGCTATCGTATGGCTAGTGATAAATCAGGGGCTCATGCCTTGTCTTTATCACCTCAATTACAACTAGAACTAGGTCGTTTTCGCATTGGTTATTCCTACAAATGGGGGCTCACAAAAGTGTATCAAGAAGTGGGAGCGGGGCATTTATTTAGCTTAGGGTTTGATTTTGCTAATCCTTTTGATTCTTCGCGTTATTAG
- a CDS encoding glycoside hydrolase family 2 TIM barrel-domain containing protein codes for MNWNKKMGLILGVFAQSIIFGQRVDLAGFKYAQEPAPTGKEWQSEQELSLNKEQPRAYFFSFDSEENARKVLPENSSFWKSLNGNWKFHWVKTPEERPKDFFKPSYNVSQWDNIEVPSNWNMVGVQKDGSLKYGVPIYVNQPVIFQHKVAVDDWRGGVMREPKKDWTTYIYRNEVGSYRRDFTLPSDWDGREIFIDFEGVDSFFYLWINGKYIGFSKNSRNTASFNITPYVKKGNNVVAVEVYRNSDGSFLEAQDMFRLPGIFRTVALRSTPKVQIRDLNVIPDLDAQYQNGALNITAEIRNLDKKTAKGYTLTYKIFENKLYSDENQPVKNVAVQAHLGNVKSNQTEISKAVLKLDNPKKWSAERPYRYTLLAELKDKKGKVVDRVSTYVGFRKVEIKDTPAAQDEFGLAGRYFYVNGKTVKFKGVNRHETNPVRGHAITRQQMEEEVKLMKRANINHVRNSHYPDDPYWYYLCNKYGIYLEDEANIESHQYYYGKASLSHPEEWRKAHIARVMEMAHANVNNPSIVIWSLGNEAGPGKNFEYAYQALKNFDPSRPVQYERNNDIVDIGSNQYPSIAWTYGAATGKYNIKYPFHISEYAHSMGNACGNLADYWDAIESSNFICGGAIWDWVDQAMRNYDPKTGAPYMAYGGDFGDTPNDGQFVMNGIVFADLSPKPQYFEVKKVYQNIGVTRKGNQLEIFNKNYFKDLSDYNVTWQLLENGTPVQHGTLDVGTIPARGKKTVNLPVVLNSLNKNAEYFLNIDFTLKSDQPWAKKGYVQAQEQFLLQKAENKPSIAKVSQGTALQMQKSADFTTISGKDFTVKFDNHTGAIFSLKYGEENIFVNGEGPQLDAFRAFVNNDNWAYQKWFELGLHNLKHKVLSSQISQNKNGSISLSYSVQSQAPNAAEILGGTSSGKNTVKELTQKQFSNNDFKFNTQQIYTIYPDGSVELQAAITSNDASVVLPKIGFAMELPQEFENLSYYGRGKHGNYNDRLSSAFVGIFSGKVKDEFVPFPKPQDMANHLDTRWVALTNNAGQGAIFIPNEPLSVSALPYSAMEMTLAGHPHQLPESRRTVLRLDAFVTGLGGNSCGQGAPLKKDRAFATPYNFGFMIRPVNQNVQAQSQVSPAGKFPLSIWRNPQGKVEIHSAQNAEILYTINGNKKPQPYTQAFDLRQGGSVTAWFKDDKSTQNTAQFPKMESLQVQILNVSSQEAGVGNAENLLDGDTHTIWHTMYSVTVAKYPHWIDFDLGAVTEIKGFTYLPRQSGANGNIKDFSVSVSDDAKNWKEVSKGSFDKSSKEKKILFEKPVKARYLRFTALNEQNGQDFASGAEFSVLGN; via the coding sequence ATGAATTGGAACAAAAAAATGGGGCTAATATTAGGCGTATTTGCACAGAGCATCATCTTTGGGCAGCGCGTAGATTTAGCCGGATTTAAGTATGCGCAGGAGCCTGCCCCCACGGGAAAGGAATGGCAGTCGGAGCAGGAATTATCGCTCAACAAGGAGCAGCCGCGCGCTTATTTTTTCTCCTTTGATAGCGAGGAAAATGCCCGAAAAGTACTGCCCGAGAATTCCTCTTTTTGGAAATCGCTTAACGGAAACTGGAAATTCCACTGGGTGAAAACCCCCGAGGAGCGCCCTAAGGATTTTTTCAAACCCAGCTACAATGTAAGCCAGTGGGACAACATCGAGGTGCCTTCTAACTGGAATATGGTGGGCGTGCAAAAGGACGGCTCGCTCAAATACGGAGTGCCGATTTATGTGAATCAGCCTGTGATTTTTCAGCACAAAGTGGCGGTGGACGATTGGCGCGGGGGCGTAATGCGAGAGCCTAAAAAAGACTGGACTACTTACATTTACCGTAACGAAGTGGGCTCCTACCGCCGAGATTTTACCCTCCCCAGCGATTGGGACGGGCGCGAGATTTTCATTGATTTTGAGGGCGTGGATTCCTTCTTCTACCTTTGGATTAATGGCAAATACATCGGATTTTCTAAAAATTCCCGAAACACTGCCTCGTTCAACATCACTCCGTATGTGAAAAAAGGAAACAATGTGGTAGCCGTAGAAGTGTATCGTAACTCCGATGGTTCCTTCTTAGAGGCGCAAGATATGTTCCGTTTACCTGGAATTTTCAGAACGGTGGCTTTGCGTTCCACCCCAAAGGTGCAAATTCGCGATTTGAATGTAATCCCCGATTTGGACGCGCAGTACCAAAATGGCGCTTTAAACATCACTGCCGAAATCCGAAATCTGGACAAAAAAACCGCCAAAGGCTATACGCTTACGTATAAAATCTTTGAAAATAAATTGTATTCCGATGAAAATCAGCCTGTAAAGAATGTTGCGGTTCAAGCCCATTTGGGGAATGTAAAATCCAACCAAACGGAAATCAGCAAAGCCGTTTTAAAATTGGATAACCCCAAAAAATGGTCGGCAGAGCGCCCCTACCGCTACACCCTTTTGGCAGAATTGAAGGACAAAAAAGGCAAAGTGGTAGACAGAGTTTCCACTTATGTGGGATTTAGAAAAGTAGAAATTAAAGACACACCCGCCGCCCAAGACGAATTTGGTTTGGCAGGAAGATATTTCTATGTAAACGGAAAAACCGTGAAATTCAAAGGGGTGAACCGCCACGAAACCAACCCCGTGCGCGGACACGCCATCACTCGCCAGCAAATGGAGGAGGAGGTGAAATTGATGAAGCGCGCCAACATCAACCACGTGCGCAATTCGCACTACCCAGACGACCCGTACTGGTATTACCTCTGCAACAAATACGGAATTTATTTGGAAGATGAGGCAAACATCGAATCTCACCAATATTACTACGGCAAAGCCTCGCTCTCTCACCCCGAAGAGTGGCGAAAAGCCCACATCGCGCGCGTGATGGAAATGGCGCACGCCAATGTAAACAATCCTTCCATCGTGATATGGTCTTTGGGCAACGAGGCAGGGCCTGGCAAAAACTTTGAGTACGCCTACCAAGCCTTGAAGAATTTTGACCCATCGCGCCCCGTGCAATACGAGCGAAACAATGATATTGTGGACATTGGCTCCAACCAATATCCCTCCATCGCGTGGACTTACGGCGCTGCCACAGGCAAGTACAATATCAAATATCCGTTCCACATCTCCGAATACGCGCATTCTATGGGCAACGCCTGCGGAAATTTGGCGGATTATTGGGACGCCATAGAGTCCTCCAACTTCATTTGCGGAGGTGCCATTTGGGATTGGGTAGACCAAGCGATGAGAAATTACGACCCCAAAACAGGCGCTCCATATATGGCATACGGTGGCGATTTTGGCGACACCCCGAACGATGGGCAATTCGTGATGAACGGAATAGTTTTTGCCGATTTAAGCCCTAAGCCTCAGTATTTTGAGGTGAAAAAAGTGTATCAAAACATCGGTGTAACCCGAAAAGGCAATCAGCTGGAAATCTTCAACAAAAATTATTTTAAAGATTTATCCGACTACAATGTTACTTGGCAACTTTTAGAAAACGGAACGCCCGTGCAACACGGAACGCTCGATGTAGGCACAATCCCTGCCCGCGGGAAAAAGACCGTGAACCTGCCCGTAGTGCTGAATTCACTTAATAAAAACGCAGAGTATTTCTTAAACATTGATTTTACCTTAAAATCCGACCAGCCTTGGGCTAAAAAAGGCTATGTGCAGGCTCAGGAGCAATTCCTTTTGCAAAAAGCTGAAAATAAGCCGAGTATAGCGAAAGTCAGCCAAGGCACTGCTCTGCAAATGCAAAAATCGGCAGATTTTACTACCATTTCAGGCAAAGATTTTACGGTGAAGTTTGACAACCACACAGGGGCGATTTTCAGCCTAAAATACGGAGAAGAAAACATTTTTGTAAACGGAGAAGGACCTCAGCTTGATGCTTTCCGCGCCTTTGTGAACAATGATAACTGGGCATACCAAAAATGGTTTGAACTGGGCTTGCATAACTTGAAACATAAGGTGCTTTCCTCTCAAATCTCTCAAAACAAAAACGGAAGCATTTCGCTGAGCTATTCGGTGCAAAGCCAAGCCCCTAACGCAGCAGAAATTTTAGGGGGAACCAGTTCGGGCAAAAACACCGTGAAGGAGCTTACGCAAAAGCAATTCAGCAACAACGATTTTAAATTTAACACTCAGCAAATTTATACCATTTACCCCGATGGCTCGGTGGAATTGCAAGCGGCGATAACCTCTAACGATGCTTCGGTGGTGTTGCCTAAAATAGGTTTTGCGATGGAACTTCCGCAGGAGTTTGAAAACCTAAGCTATTACGGCAGGGGCAAACACGGGAATTATAACGACCGCCTTTCTAGCGCCTTTGTGGGGATTTTCTCGGGCAAGGTGAAAGATGAATTCGTTCCCTTTCCCAAACCACAAGATATGGCAAACCACCTCGATACGCGCTGGGTAGCCCTTACTAACAACGCAGGGCAAGGGGCTATTTTCATTCCGAATGAACCGCTTTCGGTTTCGGCTTTGCCTTACTCGGCTATGGAAATGACCTTAGCAGGGCACCCACATCAGTTGCCCGAATCGCGCAGAACGGTTCTTCGGTTAGATGCTTTTGTAACAGGCTTAGGCGGAAACAGTTGCGGGCAGGGCGCTCCCCTGAAAAAGGACAGAGCCTTTGCCACGCCCTACAACTTTGGGTTTATGATTCGCCCTGTGAACCAAAACGTGCAGGCACAAAGCCAAGTTTCCCCCGCAGGGAAATTCCCGCTCTCGATTTGGAGAAATCCGCAAGGGAAAGTAGAAATCCATTCTGCCCAAAATGCTGAAATTCTCTACACCATCAACGGAAATAAAAAACCTCAGCCATACACCCAAGCCTTTGATTTGAGGCAAGGAGGAAGCGTTACGGCTTGGTTTAAAGATGACAAATCTACCCAAAACACGGCTCAATTCCCCAAAATGGAAAGCCTACAAGTGCAAATCCTTAACGTGAGTAGCCAAGAGGCTGGGGTGGGCAATGCCGAAAATTTGTTAGATGGCGATACCCATACCATTTGGCACACAATGTACTCGGTTACGGTGGCAAAATATCCACATTGGATAGATTTTGACCTCGGGGCTGTAACTGAAATTAAAGGATTTACTTATTTGCCTCGCCAAAGTGGAGCAAATGGAAATATTAAGGATTTCAGTGTTTCGGTGAGCGATGATGCTAAAAATTGGAAAGAAGTTTCCAAAGGTAGCTTTGATAAATCAAGTAAAGAGAAAAAGATTTTATTTGAAAAGCCAGTCAAAGCACGCTATCTGAGATTTACAGCACTCAATGAGCAGAATGGGCAAGATTTTGCCTCTGGGGCAGAATTTAGTGTACTTGGGAATTAA
- a CDS encoding septal ring lytic transglycosylase RlpA family protein, with amino-acid sequence MKRRFIFTLLVCMSLQLSFATNGNGDGDDNEVVKASWYGKEFHGKKTASGEKYDMNALTAAHKTLPFGTKVKITNVRTKKSVVVRINDRGPFVKGRKFDLSKAAFHQIAAKDRGVINVNYEIL; translated from the coding sequence ATGAAACGAAGATTTATTTTTACACTATTAGTTTGTATGAGCTTGCAACTATCTTTTGCCACTAACGGAAATGGTGATGGCGATGATAATGAGGTAGTAAAAGCGTCTTGGTACGGAAAAGAATTCCACGGAAAGAAGACTGCAAGCGGTGAAAAGTATGATATGAATGCTCTTACAGCGGCTCATAAGACTTTACCTTTTGGAACTAAAGTGAAGATTACGAATGTGAGGACAAAGAAGTCCGTAGTAGTGAGAATTAATGACCGAGGCCCTTTTGTAAAGGGTAGAAAATTTGATTTAAGCAAGGCTGCTTTCCATCAAATTGCGGCAAAAGACCGAGGGGTTATTAATGTAAATTACGAAATTCTATAA